The Pyrenophora tritici-repentis strain M4 chromosome 3, whole genome shotgun sequence genome has a window encoding:
- a CDS encoding putative c6 transcription factor protein, which produces MAGPGGGPSRRSHTKSRKGCKTCKRRHIRCDETFPQCRNCTKHQVRCDYMDSPTAMMPDSPQSPQQPNLLWTPEIEATIELWRQTGEFPFPELRVYPQPQWRALTTVDLRLVHHLSSISSEMFRNRTSKSTLWTDMMPKFLSIAASHSFVMHSILAFSASHLAWISQSTETRNLAFHHASIALKGLHDGIANFTKLNSDAVLASSLLLAWQATDWRGWASLITGTKTVIQAMQPWRHESLFADYIAEHTPMPNRHFMNPSNTPINAEARREQLNVLIDIHASLQRLQPYLVRNDQESKWVDQLKGYLDRLRSSAQPQTPEEQFNQLYALRKWLFWVPISLLAAKRGDVNVLVVLAHFYATALALEPMFPDVASVLVADLSLRPLEEINQLVQGYQDPRYDSRMQTMSYLVQFPVDMDIENQIAQYSYGQSLSPAFAPSPLTFMPPSMSSTPTSPYLEVPRAVPVDSYGPTSAYAGTASSYASSNSYASPLGSPAAVLPPYSAPQEQAFTSFGMQSGYPSGNQMHTSAMQAIASQPPQYSSAHGQTKTAEYASSQYSHA; this is translated from the exons ATGGCTGGTCCCGGTGGTGGTCCTTCGAGGCGCAGTCATACAAAGTCCCGAAAGGGCTGCAAGACTTGCAAGAGGAGACACATTCGCTGTGATGAGACTTTTCCGCAATG CCGCAACTGCACAAAACACCAAGTGCGCTGCGACTACATGGACAGTCCCACGGCCATGATGCCAGATTCTCCCCAGTCCCCTCAGCAACCCAATCTGCTGTGGACGCCTGAAATTGAGGCCACCATTGAACTGTGGAGACAAACTGGGGAGTTTCCCTTCCCCGAGCTTCGTGTTTACCCGCAACCACAATGGCGCGCCTTGACGACGGTTGACCTCCGTCTGGTACACCACCTCTCTTCCATCTCGAGCGAAATGTTCAGGAACAGGACTTCCAAATCCACTCTGTGGACAGACATGATGCCCAA ATTTTTGAGCATTGCTGCGTCCCATTCATTCGTTATGCACAGCATTCTTGCCTTCTCTGCCTCTCATTTGGCCTGGATATCTCAGTCGACTGAGACACGAAACCTGGCCTTTCATCACGCGAGCATTGCTCTCAAAGGCCTGCACGATGGCATCGCCAACTTCACCAAGCTCAACTCGGACGCGGTCCTTGCATCGTCCCTCCTACTAGCCTGGCAGGCAACCGACTG GCGCGGCTGGGCTTCCCTCATTACTGGCACAAAAACTGTTATTCAGGCCATGCAGCCATGGAGACACGAGTCTTTGTTTGCCGACTACATTGCCGAACACACCCCTATGCCCAACCGCCACTTTATGAATCCTAGCAACACGCCGATAAATGCAGAAGCACGACGAGAACAGCTCAACGTTCTGATCGACATCCATGCTTCATTACAACGATTGCAACCTTACTTGGTCCGAAATGATCAAGAATCCAAATGGGTAGACCAACTCAAGGGCTACCTCGACCGCCTGCGATCATCGGCTCAGCCACAGACACCTGAAGAGCAATTCAACCAGTTGTATGCATTGCGCAAGTGGTTGTTCTGGGTACCAATCTCGCTACTAGCTGCGAAACGCGGAGACGTCAACGTGCTGGTTGTCTTGGCCCACTTCTACGCCACGGCGCTGGCTCTCGAGCCCATGTTTCCAGACGTCGCATCTGTTCTAGTTGCAGATTTGTCTCTCCGCCCCCTCGAGGAGATTAACCAACTAGTGCAAGGATACCAGGACCCGCGATACGATTCACGCATGCAGACAATGTCCTACCTCGTACAGTTCCCGGTGGATATG GATATCGAGAATCAAATTGCACAGTACAGTTATGGACAGAGTCTGTCTCCAGCGTTTGCTCCTTCGCCGCTTACGTTCATGCCGCCTAGCATGAGCTCGACGCCAACATCGCCGTACCTCGAAGTGCCACGAGCCGTGCCTGTTGATTCATATGGGCCGACTAGCGCTTATGCCGGCACAGCTAGCAGCTACGCATCGTCGAATAGTTATGCGTCCCCACTAGGCTCTCCTGCAGCGGTGCTGCCGCCGTACTCTGCTCCTCAGGAACAAGCATTCACATCGTTTGGAATGCAGTCTGGCTATCCCAGCGG GAACCAAATGCACACTAGCGCGATGCAGGCCATTGCTTCCCAGCCACCCCAATATAGCTCGGCACACGGTCAGACAAAGACGGCAGAGTACGCATCGAGCCAGTACAGTCACGCGTGA